The Arachis hypogaea cultivar Tifrunner chromosome 14, arahy.Tifrunner.gnm2.J5K5, whole genome shotgun sequence genome has a segment encoding these proteins:
- the LOC112744411 gene encoding ranBP2-type zinc finger protein At1g67325 → MASTKDDNRGSLGSKRFRNDAPRKEGDWTCLNCGNLNFSFRTVCNRGHCGAPRPSIIQPAPVTSPYRNTPPFYYGGVGAPPPPYGVSGRFGSPMPHSGVQYDYGLYPRPRLPYSPLPSLPPGSFGGIPYGPRPSINGYGYGFQSPPWAEGLITDNFASRKRRGGPDGLSEGDWICPKCENVNFAFRTTCNMKHCGAPRPGTSRGAPEGSWTCKKCGNLNYPFRNVCNRKDCGSERTTSAM, encoded by the exons ATGGCTTCTACTAAG GATGATAATCGAGGTTCACTCGGATCAAAGAGGTTTCGAAACGATG CTCCACGTAAAGAAGGAGACTGGACCTGCCTTAACTGTGGAAACTTAAACTTTTCATTTAGAACTGTTTGCAACCGGGGACATTGTGGTGCACCAAGACCATCCATAATCCAG cctgccCCAGTTACAAGCCCATATAGAAACACTCCTCCCTTCTACTATGGTGGTGTTGGGGCTCCTCCTCCACCATATGGAGTGTCTGGCCGATTTGGATCCCCGATGCCACATTCTGGTGTGCAATATGATTATGGTCTGTATCCTAGGCCTCGTCTACCATATAGTCCATTACCGTCATTGCCACCTGGAAGCTTTGGAG GTATTCCTTATGGTCCAAGGCCTAGTATCAACGGCTATGGATATGGCTTTCAAAGTCCTCCATGGGCCGAAGGACTGATAACTGATAATTTTGCATCTCGGAAACGCCGAGGAG GGCCAGATGGCTTGTCCGAAGGAGACTGGATCTGCCCGAAATGTGAGAATGTTAACTTTGCTTTCAGAACAACTTGCAACATGAAACACTGTGGAGCTCCAAGACCT GGCACAAGTCGAGGCGCTCCCGAAGGCAGTTGGACCTGTAAAAAATGCGGTAATCTCAACTATCCCTTTAGAAATGTGTGCAACAGAAAAGACTGTGGAAGTGAGAGAACAACCTCTGCCATGTGA
- the LOC140173188 gene encoding uncharacterized protein, producing MGGEKGGRGKGRGPPPAALPPCTAPPSSSSFSPLLAAATGLSYRRRRRRSAPRGKGEGKAKGEEGEGGFGTGRRGGRGRVLAAATGFHGRRRSSLPPPPLLLAASGFSFGFWVQLCLLLFFRFCLLFF from the exons atgGGGGGAGAAaaaggggggagggggaagggaaggggaCCGCCGCCCGCCGCCTTGCCGCCCTGCACCGCACcaccttcctcttcttctttttctcctctccTCGCCGCCGCCACCGGTCTTTCttaccgccgccgccgccgccgctctGCTCCTcggggaaagggggaagggaaggcgAAGGGAGAAGAGGGGGAGGGGGGTTTCGGGacgggaagaagagggggaaggggaagggtccTCGCCGCCGCCACCGGTTTTCACGGACGCCGCCGCTCTTCGCTGCCGCCGCCACCGCTGCTCCTCGCCG CTTCTGGGTTCAGCTTTGGCTTCTGGGTTCAGCTTTGCTTGCTGCTGTTCTTCCGCTTCTGCTTGCTGTTCTTCTga